Below is a genomic region from Pseudomonas frederiksbergensis.
CCCCAGAGCCAATTGGGCGTACGGTGTCCACACTACCAGATAGCCGTTTTGACGGACCCGCAAACACAGGTCCACCTCGTTGAGGGTCAAGGCAAAATCCTGCGCCTGAAGCCCACCGACACTCTCGAACACCGCCTTGCGCACCATCAGGCAATCAGCACCGACCGCGCTCAAGTCCTGAACCACCTGCAAACGATGCATGTAGCCGGCGGCGTTCAGCGAGTCACCGAAAAACGGTGAACCGGCCGGCCCTTGCAGCCCGAGAATCAGGCCGGCATGCAGCACGCAACCGTCAGGATTGAACAGCTTGGCCCCGACCACACCGACTTCTGGACGCTGCGCATGGTTGAGCAACTCATCCAGCCAGTCCGCACGGGTGACCACCACATAGGGGTCAAGCATCAGCACGTATTCACCACAAGCCTGCTGTGCCGCGAAGTTGCGCGTCGCCGCGACATTCCCCTGCTGCGGATACGTCAGCACCCGCAACCGGTCTGAGCCCAACTGCGCCATGGCGCTCAGCCACTCAAGCGTCTGCGCAGACTCACTGCCGTTGTCGACCAGCAGCAACTCGTACTCGCTGTAGGCAGTTTTCTCCAACAGGCTTTCGACACACCGTTGCAGCACTGCCAACTGATCCTTGCAGACAATGATGATCGACACCAGCGGCCGATCCGCGTGCAAGTAATCGACACGATTGAGCAAGGTAAAACTGCCCTGGCGAATTTCGTTGGCAACGCCCAATCGCTGAAGATGCGCCTCCAACACTTGCGGGTTGAGCTCAATGACTTCGGGTAGTGCCAGCCACTGTGCCAGGCCGAGCGTCGACTCCAGCATCACCTCGGCAATATGTTCGACGACCTTGATGCCGTCATCCTCGACCATGCGCCACAGTACATCGTGAGGCGCCAGCTCGCCGTAGCTTGAATTGAATCCACCCAGCGCCAGGAAACGCTCACGCTGGAACGCCAGGGATCGCCCGACGTAGGGATAACTGCGCATCAGGTCCAGATTGAAATCCGGCTTGAAGACCGGGTCTGCCGACTCACCGTCGCGCAACCCGCCTTCGTCGCCATACACACACAACGCACTCGGCGATGCACTGATGCGCTCGGCCAGCAGCAACAGCGCCGGCTCCACCAGACGATCGCCGGCACGCAGCACGTAGAACCAGTCGACTCCGTCGAGTTGCGCCAGCAATGCATTGAGCTGCGCGCACCAGTCCTCCTGCAACGGCAGGTTGAACACCCGCTCATCGAGCTGAGCTTCGGTACACGCGCTGGACAACACCAGGGTCAGCTCCGGCGCATAGAGCTGTCCAGCAAGACTTTCAAGGGTGAGATCCAGATTGGCTCGGCTGGCCTGCTCATCGATGATGATCGGGACGATTTTCGGTTGCCGCGCCCAACCGGCCACGGTTTCCGGCAACAAACGTCGCTGAGTCTCACTGAGCGTGCGACACGCCAGCCACTGCGTGTACAGCTGGGAAAAACTTTCGCTGGCGATACCCACCCGATATTCCTGGTTGGCCTGGCGAGCGCCCAGGGTTCGACTCAGGGGCAGCTCGTCCCAGACGCGCGGTGCCTCGCTGGCGCGGCTCAACGGCATGTAACGAACCCAACCCGCCGCCGGTGCGCCCTCGCCACCACGAACCTTGAGCATTTGCACCAGCCACTGTTTTTCCAGCTCCGCCGCATCTTTCATCGGCTGCTGACGAATCAAACGCTCTGGATGCAAGCGCTCGACACTCAACACGTAGTTGAGCTGCACTATGTTGCCCCGGCGCATCAGGCAGATGTACAAGGCCAGATCGAGCGACGCGACAAAGCAATGGCCAGGCTGAGTCAGGGCAGGCATCAGCTCCTGCATATCCTTGCGGCGGAACAGCGCATTGCTGAAACCACCGAGGAAGTTGACCGGGAAGCTCTCGAAAATCGCCAGCAGGTCATCGCCCTTGAATATCCCACAAACCGGCGACAGCGTGCTGTTCTCCAGCCGTGAGGGCAGCGGGTGATCGTCAGCATCCCAGAGCACCCGCTGGGCCAGCACCAGATTGATGTCCGCCTGCTCGCTCAGGACCTGCGCCTGACGTTCGATACACGCAGGAGACAGCTGATCGTCATCGCAGAGGAACTTGATGTACTCGCCCTTTGCCTCACCCAGACACGCCAGCAGATTGCCGACAAACCCCAGCGTCTGCGGGTTTCGTACATACCGCACTCGCTCCGCTGCGTCGCCCGTCAGCGACTCGACAACCTGCTGGATCTCATCGCCGCGACTGTCGTCGCAGACAATGATTTCGAGGTTGGCGTATTGCTGGATCAGGGCACTGCGCAGGGCCTGAGCGAAGAAGCGTGGATTGAAGGCGGGAATGACGAGGCTGACTAACGAGGCTGGATTCACGGCGGGGCTCTCAAGCGGCGGACACTCACCCGGTCGGGTGAGCCCCTGAAACCGCTGAAAAAAGGCGATTGATATTCGGCGGTTTACGGCCGGGCGCTTTCGCGCCAGGCCCCCTTAGATCTTGTTGAACAGACCCAGTTGACTGATTTTGCTGAACGCCAGTTGCGCGGCCTGCAACATGGTTTGCTGCAACGTGAGACGGGTCATGACCGCCGCCGGGTCAGAGTCGCGGATAGCCGCCTGGCTGGTGGTGTTGGCCAGGCCCAGGCTCTGGTTGGTTGCCGTCTGATCATCCAGGGCCTGACCACGCACGCCCACGGCAGTGATTGCCGACCCCACCTGCGCCTGCGCAGTGTCCAGGTTGCCAATGCCCGAGGCGACAGCTGCCTGCATTTTTTGCAAGGCCACAGCGTTGTTATCCGCCGGGGTATTCAATGCCGCTTGCAACTGGCCCAGGGTATCCAAAACGTTCTGGGTCTGGTGGTTATTGGGCTGGATAACAAACTGATCGCCGGCTGCCGGAGTACCGCCAAGCGTGAACGTGACCCCTGCAGCAGTCGCCGTAGAGCCGGCCATGGTGCCCGAAGAAACCGGCTTGCTGTTCGCCGTGATCGGCGACGCATACAGATCGTAAGCAGTGGCACTGGTGAACTTGAGGATCGCCTCACCCGTGGGGAAGGTGCTGTTATAGGCCGTCGAGTTGCTTTGGGTCGCACCGGAGATCACTGCCGTGGACGGATTGCCCGGGCTGCGCGAAGCGTTGATGGTGTCCGGTTTGACCGCCAACTGGAAGCTATGGCCTGCAATCACCGCGTCCGGAACGATATCACCAGACTTCAGATTGATGTTCAGCGTCATGTCTACACCGCGGAAACTGACCGTCTGGTTAGACGCGTCTTTATTACTGATCACACCGTTCTGGCTGGCCTCGGCGGTGACATCGGCACCCAGTGCATCGGTGATCTTCAACTGCGTGCTGCTGACAAAACTCACGGTGTAAGGCTGACCTGCGGCGAACTTGGAATCGAACGTTGCGCTATTGCTGATCTGGCCATTGGACAGCGTCACGCGACCGTCATCCACCGCAGGTGCGGTCATAGTGGTCTGAGAGCGAGTGGTATTGGCCGCCTTCTGGAAAGCATCCCAACCAGTAATGTTGCTGGCAACCGACATGGAGTCACCAATGGCCAGGTTTACCTCGGACTGGTCACCGTTGTAGGTGTAGGTGCCATCGGAGTTTGCCGTGTAGGGAGGCGTGCTGGTTTTTGAGCCGCCAAACAGGTAGTTGCCATTGGCGTCCTGACTGTTCATGAGGCCCAGCACCTGGTTCTGGATCTGCCCCAACTCCTGGGCCGCAGCCTGACGATCGGCATTGGTCTGTGTGCCGTTGCTGGCACCCAACGTCACCTCCTTGGCCCGCTGCAAGGCAGTACCAATGGCGCTCAAGGCGGTTTCGGCCTGGCTGTACGAGCCCTTGAGGTTGCTGATGTTGCCAGCGTACTGATCCAGCATCGAACTCTGTTGGCCGAGCTGAATCAGACGCGCCGCACCAATCGGGTCATCGGCGGCCGTGTTGATCTTGGTCATACTGCTCGCCTCGGCGCTGGTCTGCAGTGCGTTGCTGTAGTTACGCTGATAGTTGGCAGCGGTCGTTTCGTAATACTGGGCGGTAGAAATGCGCATGAATTACGACTCCTTAAAGACTGTTGATCAGCGTGCTGAAGGTTTCCTGCGCAGCCTTGATGATCTGCGATGAGGCTGTGTAGTACTGCTGGTACTTCACCAGGTTGCCGGACTCTTCATCGAGGTTGACACCCGACAGGGCATCGCGGGCGCTCTTGGCGCCGGTCAGAATCACCGTGGCGGCATCGCTGTCAGACTTGGCCTGGGCAGCTTGGGCACCAACATTGGAAATCAGTTTGCCGTAAGCGTCCGAGAGGCTGACGCCCTTGCTCGCCGAGCCGGTTTCCACCGTCTGCTTGGTTTGCAAGCCGACCAGCGCGGTACCGTTGCGGTTGTCCGAAGAGCTGGCACCGGTCAACGAAATGCTGAAGCTCTCGCCCGAAGCAGGCGAGCCACTGACGGTGGTTTGAACCGAGAACGTCTTCTGCACTGCCGGCACGACCGAGTTATCCATGATCGGGGCGCCCGTGCCATCGACCATATTCACTTGCAGGTTC
It encodes:
- a CDS encoding glycosyltransferase — protein: MNPASLVSLVIPAFNPRFFAQALRSALIQQYANLEIIVCDDSRGDEIQQVVESLTGDAAERVRYVRNPQTLGFVGNLLACLGEAKGEYIKFLCDDDQLSPACIERQAQVLSEQADINLVLAQRVLWDADDHPLPSRLENSTLSPVCGIFKGDDLLAIFESFPVNFLGGFSNALFRRKDMQELMPALTQPGHCFVASLDLALYICLMRRGNIVQLNYVLSVERLHPERLIRQQPMKDAAELEKQWLVQMLKVRGGEGAPAAGWVRYMPLSRASEAPRVWDELPLSRTLGARQANQEYRVGIASESFSQLYTQWLACRTLSETQRRLLPETVAGWARQPKIVPIIIDEQASRANLDLTLESLAGQLYAPELTLVLSSACTEAQLDERVFNLPLQEDWCAQLNALLAQLDGVDWFYVLRAGDRLVEPALLLLAERISASPSALCVYGDEGGLRDGESADPVFKPDFNLDLMRSYPYVGRSLAFQRERFLALGGFNSSYGELAPHDVLWRMVEDDGIKVVEHIAEVMLESTLGLAQWLALPEVIELNPQVLEAHLQRLGVANEIRQGSFTLLNRVDYLHADRPLVSIIIVCKDQLAVLQRCVESLLEKTAYSEYELLLVDNGSESAQTLEWLSAMAQLGSDRLRVLTYPQQGNVAATRNFAAQQACGEYVLMLDPYVVVTRADWLDELLNHAQRPEVGVVGAKLFNPDGCVLHAGLILGLQGPAGSPFFGDSLNAAGYMHRLQVVQDLSAVGADCLMVRKAVFESVGGLQAQDFALTLNEVDLCLRVRQNGYLVVWTPYAQLALGTQPAVVPDKAELALRTQEQETFYRRWLPIVARDPAYNPNLMLSTLGGSSYSLEPGLRTGWSPFSVRQVPKVMALPVNSSAVGHYRTIQPLVELEKAGRATGRIYYDLPSVIEIERESPDVIILQGRYSEGPINEVAAFKPYTNARLIFELDDYVIKAPKKNAHIRNMPDNVEMERLVRRGIGLCDRVVVSTQPLADALSSMHHDIRVVPNMLATHLWDGLRSQRRTSKKPRVGWGGGTSHSGDLAIIADVVRELASEVDWVFFGMCPEELRPYMHEFHGVIDLSVYPAKLASLNLDLALAPLEFHIFNDCKSNLRLLEYGACGYPVVCTDTEAYRGYLPCTRVVSNSTDEWLQAIRMHLADPDASYRMGDELREAVLRDYMLRGDNVRYWESGWLAD
- a CDS encoding flagellar hook-associated protein 3; amino-acid sequence: MRISTAQYYETTAANYQRNYSNALQTSAEASSMTKINTAADDPIGAARLIQLGQQSSMLDQYAGNISNLKGSYSQAETALSAIGTALQRAKEVTLGASNGTQTNADRQAAAQELGQIQNQVLGLMNSQDANGNYLFGGSKTSTPPYTANSDGTYTYNGDQSEVNLAIGDSMSVASNITGWDAFQKAANTTRSQTTMTAPAVDDGRVTLSNGQISNSATFDSKFAAGQPYTVSFVSSTQLKITDALGADVTAEASQNGVISNKDASNQTVSFRGVDMTLNINLKSGDIVPDAVIAGHSFQLAVKPDTINASRSPGNPSTAVISGATQSNSTAYNSTFPTGEAILKFTSATAYDLYASPITANSKPVSSGTMAGSTATAAGVTFTLGGTPAAGDQFVIQPNNHQTQNVLDTLGQLQAALNTPADNNAVALQKMQAAVASGIGNLDTAQAQVGSAITAVGVRGQALDDQTATNQSLGLANTTSQAAIRDSDPAAVMTRLTLQQTMLQAAQLAFSKISQLGLFNKI